A single window of Hymenobacter sp. APR13 DNA harbors:
- a CDS encoding DUF3667 domain-containing protein, giving the protein MEIAPASGGATRGAGAATDAVPPALLPGHARPAACLNCDTPLTGKFCADCGQPAATHRLTMGHLLHEIPHAVWHVDKGIVFTLHALLLRPGATVLGYLGGQRARYFAPVSLLLLVTGVTSFVAVKTGMSQQASTLNGDASAALRAAQAQGLESMFLYMSWIYVAVSPLIAWVARRTLRRARLNLAEALVAVCYLTAASNLLTLLLTPLYYGIDSATFYFWVTTGSSLPLLAYQGWAYGQLLLHTSLGRWGRWWRGLLTAVAAYGLVMLGCLVLAFALNWGSFKAAGEKELKERRAQQPHAAPAAPPRP; this is encoded by the coding sequence ATGGAAATTGCCCCCGCCTCCGGCGGCGCCACCCGGGGTGCCGGTGCGGCCACCGATGCCGTTCCGCCCGCCCTGCTGCCTGGCCACGCCCGCCCCGCGGCGTGCCTGAACTGCGACACGCCCCTCACCGGTAAGTTTTGCGCGGACTGCGGGCAGCCCGCCGCCACGCACCGCCTCACGATGGGGCATTTGCTGCACGAGATACCGCACGCCGTCTGGCACGTCGACAAAGGCATTGTGTTCACCCTGCACGCGCTGCTGCTACGGCCGGGGGCCACCGTGCTGGGGTATTTGGGGGGGCAGCGGGCGCGGTACTTCGCGCCGGTTTCGCTGCTGTTGCTCGTGACGGGCGTGACCAGTTTCGTGGCCGTGAAAACGGGGATGAGCCAACAGGCGAGCACCCTGAACGGCGACGCTTCGGCCGCGCTGCGCGCCGCCCAGGCGCAGGGCCTCGAGTCCATGTTTCTTTACATGAGCTGGATTTACGTGGCCGTGTCGCCGCTCATTGCCTGGGTGGCGCGCCGGACGCTGCGCCGGGCGCGCTTGAACCTAGCCGAAGCCCTGGTGGCCGTGTGCTACCTCACGGCCGCCAGCAACCTGCTCACGCTGTTGCTGACGCCGTTGTATTACGGTATTGATTCGGCCACCTTCTACTTCTGGGTGACGACGGGTTCGTCGCTGCCGCTGCTGGCCTACCAGGGCTGGGCCTACGGGCAGTTGCTGCTGCACACCTCCCTAGGCCGTTGGGGTCGCTGGTGGCGGGGGCTGCTCACGGCGGTGGCCGCGTACGGGCTGGTGATGCTCGGATGCCTGGTCCTCGCGTTCGCGCTGAACTGGGGCAGTTTCAAGGCGGCCGGTGAGAAAGAGTTAAAAGAGCGGCGGGCCCAGCAGCCACACGCCGCGCCGGCGGCGCCACCGCGGCCTTAA
- a CDS encoding LytR/AlgR family response regulator transcription factor → MSTSSPLIRALLVEDEYLARQEMRYLLKEAHPDVAIIGEAADADTARRLIRELRPDLLLLDISLPGETGFELLESLDEVPHVVFVTAYDQYATRAFQVSALDYVLKPVHPERLAQALRRVRQTLLPPVLPPAAAVHPIEDNTAAGAPAPPAPPLTPQSQVFIKDGEACHFVRLADIDMFEAVGNYVRVYFGSQSPLHHKSLQQLEDKLPPNLFFRVNRQQILNLTIIERVHAYYKGGLLLEVRGGRRIDVSTRQAVRFKELLSL, encoded by the coding sequence ATGTCCACCTCTTCTCCCCTCATCCGCGCCCTTCTCGTCGAAGACGAATACCTGGCTCGTCAGGAAATGCGCTACTTGCTCAAAGAAGCCCACCCCGACGTGGCCATCATCGGCGAGGCGGCCGATGCCGACACCGCGCGTCGCCTCATCCGGGAGCTACGGCCCGACTTGCTGCTGCTCGATATTTCCCTGCCCGGCGAAACCGGCTTTGAGTTGCTGGAAAGTCTTGACGAGGTGCCACACGTGGTGTTCGTAACCGCCTATGACCAGTATGCCACCCGTGCCTTTCAGGTGTCGGCCCTGGACTACGTGCTCAAGCCCGTGCACCCGGAGCGGCTGGCCCAGGCCCTGCGCCGGGTGCGGCAGACCCTGCTGCCGCCCGTTTTGCCGCCTGCCGCTGCTGTTCATCCGATAGAAGACAATACTGCCGCTGGCGCGCCCGCGCCACCCGCGCCGCCGCTCACGCCCCAGAGTCAGGTGTTCATCAAAGATGGCGAAGCCTGCCATTTTGTGCGGCTGGCCGATATTGATATGTTCGAAGCCGTAGGCAACTACGTGCGGGTGTACTTCGGGTCGCAGTCGCCGCTACACCACAAGTCGTTGCAGCAGCTGGAAGACAAGCTTCCGCCCAATCTGTTTTTCCGCGTCAACCGCCAGCAAATCCTCAACCTGACCATCATTGAGCGAGTCCATGCCTACTACAAAGGCGGCCTGCTGCTGGAAGTGCGCGGCGGCCGGCGCATCGATGTCTCAACCCGGCAGGCCGTACGATTTAAGGAGCTGCTGAGCTTGTAA